One window of the Prosthecobacter dejongeii genome contains the following:
- a CDS encoding exosortase/archaeosortase family protein produces MSSPPPLPSPNASRQATIVWSIGGFLVFLLTVLWPYQHWEFESRSSIVMGIVNKAAADSEWYYCLAVAPIVGWLIWRMRDDLRRLPLRVSWFGAPLLVVGMVCYWAGYKVDTGYPGFMAVQLVTLGLILMLGGWHWVKWLVFPWAFLVFMWPMVPLETRLAFPLRILTAKASSGFLNLVGLDVVRDGTGIHSAADAARGLAQGAEFKLDVDEPCSGIRSLFSLLMISALYGWLMLKTWGARTVLFASAIPLAVLGNFVRMILLTLGSKWFGVEFAVGRNIAGQQEMSAFHTLAGFAVFGVALAGMFAIATILEKRESKKRPQSPEAPRPAPVIVGKSPWLPLAVSVLICGVGLAFCAVTDTTYRVGAPPISLDLPERLGNFESQDMPMMAVERQNLNEGVQIGRRFYFTRERAVLASVVLSGPVKRSLHEPQICLPGQGWVISGKSFIEFDCGLPQPVQATLLTMHRDVQNAAGAVVRTKALNVYWYQGSQGRTASSYDEHVGYSYADALLRNIDHRWALLSFFAPLKDQALGSMDPYAELNALEDMKVFMREFVPPLLEAAPKD; encoded by the coding sequence ATGAGTTCGCCCCCCCCTCTGCCCTCTCCCAATGCTTCGCGTCAGGCCACGATTGTGTGGTCCATTGGCGGCTTTCTTGTGTTTTTGCTGACCGTCCTGTGGCCTTACCAGCATTGGGAGTTTGAGTCGCGGTCCAGCATCGTGATGGGGATCGTGAACAAAGCCGCTGCCGATTCCGAGTGGTACTACTGCTTGGCCGTAGCTCCCATCGTGGGCTGGCTCATCTGGCGCATGCGGGATGATCTGCGGCGTTTGCCATTGCGGGTTTCGTGGTTCGGTGCACCGCTGCTGGTGGTCGGCATGGTTTGTTATTGGGCAGGGTATAAGGTGGATACGGGTTACCCAGGTTTCATGGCCGTGCAGCTCGTGACCCTCGGTCTCATCCTCATGCTGGGCGGTTGGCACTGGGTAAAGTGGCTGGTTTTTCCCTGGGCCTTCCTTGTTTTTATGTGGCCGATGGTTCCTCTGGAGACGCGCCTCGCCTTCCCACTGCGCATTTTGACGGCCAAGGCTTCTTCTGGCTTTCTGAACTTGGTGGGTCTGGACGTAGTGCGGGATGGTACGGGCATCCACTCCGCCGCAGATGCCGCGCGTGGTCTTGCCCAGGGGGCTGAGTTTAAGCTGGATGTGGATGAGCCCTGCAGCGGCATTCGTTCTCTCTTTTCATTGCTGATGATCAGCGCCCTCTACGGCTGGCTGATGCTGAAGACTTGGGGCGCGCGCACCGTGCTGTTCGCCAGCGCCATTCCGCTGGCGGTGTTAGGGAATTTTGTCCGGATGATCTTGCTTACCTTGGGTAGCAAGTGGTTTGGCGTTGAGTTCGCGGTGGGAAGAAACATCGCCGGGCAGCAGGAGATGAGCGCCTTTCATACCCTGGCTGGATTCGCGGTCTTTGGCGTGGCCCTGGCGGGCATGTTTGCCATCGCAACCATTCTCGAAAAACGTGAGTCGAAAAAACGCCCGCAGTCGCCGGAGGCGCCCCGTCCTGCGCCCGTGATAGTGGGCAAAAGTCCGTGGCTGCCTTTGGCTGTTTCGGTGCTCATTTGTGGCGTCGGGCTGGCCTTTTGTGCGGTCACGGATACCACGTATCGGGTGGGGGCACCGCCCATCAGTCTGGATCTGCCAGAGCGATTGGGAAATTTTGAAAGTCAGGACATGCCTATGATGGCGGTCGAACGGCAAAACCTAAATGAAGGGGTGCAGATCGGGCGTCGCTTTTACTTCACGCGAGAGCGTGCGGTGCTGGCCTCTGTGGTCTTGAGCGGGCCCGTGAAACGCTCCCTCCATGAACCTCAAATCTGTCTGCCTGGGCAGGGGTGGGTGATCAGCGGCAAGAGCTTCATTGAGTTTGATTGCGGTCTCCCTCAGCCCGTTCAGGCGACTCTGCTGACGATGCACCGGGATGTGCAAAACGCGGCGGGGGCTGTCGTGCGGACAAAGGCTCTCAATGTGTATTGGTATCAAGGTTCCCAGGGGCGCACCGCCTCCTCTTATGATGAGCATGTGGGCTATTCTTATGCGGATGCTCTGCTGCGCAACATTGACCACCGCTGGGCTTTGCTGTCCTTCTTTGCACCCCTGAAAGATCAGGCTCTTGGCAGCATGGATCCCTATGCGGAGTTGAACGCCTTGGAAGATATGAAAGTCTTCATGCGTGAGTTTGTGCCGCCTCTTTTGGAAGCGGCACCTAAAGATTAA
- a CDS encoding PEP-CTERM sorting domain-containing protein (PEP-CTERM proteins occur, often in large numbers, in the proteomes of bacteria that also encode an exosortase, a predicted intramembrane cysteine proteinase. The presence of a PEP-CTERM domain at a protein's C-terminus predicts cleavage within the sorting domain, followed by covalent anchoring to some some component of the (usually Gram-negative) cell surface. Many PEP-CTERM proteins exhibit an unusual sequence composition that includes large numbers of potential glycosylation sites. Expression of one such protein has been shown restore the ability of a bacterium to form floc, a type of biofilm.), giving the protein MKLPPLFRASALLRSLLFLAAWVLAGAGISPAAVLLQDSFENGIKATPDSSSIGNWTNFADAGVTESGGVLTVMTTNSGVSNSGNFSTTVRPELNPFTSTIQFSVTDFDLAGTGDYAADNTGRFRIGLTSTLGSFFGSNDAFALEINNGGHGFRLGTKADNTANDPSGSVASGFGLTSAITAFDFTFTSTTWDLVLYSGETILFDQAGNWSLGDAANWGAGTANTGASSLLLAVQNTNTTGTPTGFKSFSIGSIEVSATIVPEPSRALLLGLALAGLALRRSRAP; this is encoded by the coding sequence ATGAAATTGCCCCCTCTTTTTCGCGCTTCGGCCCTGCTTCGCTCCCTCCTGTTCTTGGCAGCTTGGGTTTTAGCCGGTGCTGGGATTTCTCCAGCCGCCGTCTTGTTACAGGACAGTTTTGAAAACGGCATCAAAGCCACCCCAGACAGCAGCAGCATCGGCAACTGGACCAATTTCGCGGACGCAGGGGTGACCGAATCTGGTGGGGTGCTGACCGTGATGACGACCAACAGCGGCGTTTCCAATTCAGGTAACTTTTCCACCACCGTCCGGCCAGAGCTGAATCCCTTCACTTCCACCATTCAGTTTTCGGTCACTGACTTTGATCTCGCCGGCACGGGAGATTATGCGGCGGACAACACCGGGCGCTTCCGCATCGGCCTCACCTCCACGCTGGGATCCTTCTTTGGTAGCAACGACGCCTTCGCTCTGGAAATCAACAATGGTGGCCATGGCTTTCGCCTGGGTACCAAAGCCGACAATACCGCCAATGATCCCAGCGGCTCGGTCGCTTCAGGCTTCGGCCTCACCAGTGCCATCACCGCCTTTGATTTTACCTTCACTAGCACCACTTGGGACCTCGTGCTGTATTCCGGCGAAACCATTCTCTTCGATCAAGCCGGGAACTGGTCTCTAGGAGATGCGGCCAACTGGGGCGCGGGCACGGCCAATACAGGAGCCTCATCCCTCTTACTCGCCGTCCAAAACACCAATACCACCGGCACCCCCACGGGTTTCAAATCCTTCTCCATTGGCAGCATCGAAGTCAGTGCCACCATCGTGCCCGAGCCCTCACGCGCGCTGCTACTCGGCCTAGCTCTCGCGGGCCTAGCGCTGAGAAGGTCCCGGGCGCCATAA
- a CDS encoding YcxB family protein: protein MNTSSTTQNPIRHEVEIQVTREMMIKAWRAWFFKNEHWLGLSLAVLLIGIGVCMDLRDGILGSFSIISLTLLAMGFFIYVGGYWMGRSRAITKLESIIEGKARYTFTEETIQAESSLGSMTLGWAALDEVRQYEDLILLGFRGASYSTLPKAQLTPAALAFLLERAEVNGIKTRGF from the coding sequence ATGAACACATCCTCGACGACTCAAAATCCCATCCGTCACGAAGTCGAAATTCAAGTGACTCGCGAGATGATGATCAAGGCTTGGCGGGCCTGGTTTTTCAAAAATGAACATTGGTTAGGCCTGAGCCTAGCTGTCTTGCTGATTGGCATTGGCGTCTGCATGGATCTACGTGATGGCATCTTAGGCAGCTTCTCCATCATCTCCCTCACATTACTGGCGATGGGTTTCTTCATTTACGTGGGGGGTTATTGGATGGGGCGAAGCCGCGCCATCACGAAGTTGGAAAGTATCATCGAGGGCAAAGCCCGATACACCTTTACCGAAGAGACTATCCAAGCTGAGAGCTCGCTAGGCAGTATGACCCTGGGCTGGGCTGCCTTGGACGAGGTGAGGCAATATGAAGACCTGATCCTCCTGGGCTTTCGTGGAGCCTCGTATTCTACCCTGCCCAAAGCACAGCTCACACCTGCAGCCCTCGCCTTTTTGCTGGAGCGCGCGGAGGTGAATGGGATCAAGACCCGAGGGTTTTGA
- a CDS encoding L,D-transpeptidase family protein, with product MTFPRLLSACLLLLPLLSVSCSTQPYYYGGQPAYGGQPSYGQNLFRYGQQGVNVAKKLPSRVMGLFRSDGSFWYADGMQGRPSIRIVLGEQMVYLYKGGHLAGGSPISSGSEGYDTRPGRYRVIEKDIDHKSSIYGDYEDMYGNVVMTNIDNRKDRRPPGTRFEGAKMYYFMRIYGGVGMHQGYLPGYPASHGCIRLPGHMAEKFFLACPMGTPVTVVP from the coding sequence ATGACCTTCCCCCGCCTGCTTTCCGCCTGCCTGCTTCTTCTGCCGCTGCTCAGCGTCAGTTGCTCCACCCAGCCTTATTATTATGGCGGGCAGCCCGCATACGGGGGCCAGCCGTCCTATGGGCAGAACCTGTTTCGTTATGGGCAGCAGGGCGTGAATGTGGCCAAAAAACTGCCCTCCCGCGTGATGGGCCTGTTTCGCAGCGATGGCTCCTTTTGGTATGCCGATGGGATGCAGGGCCGGCCCTCCATCCGCATCGTCCTGGGCGAGCAGATGGTCTATCTCTACAAAGGTGGTCACCTCGCGGGTGGCTCGCCTATTTCCTCCGGCTCCGAAGGGTATGATACTCGCCCAGGGCGCTATCGCGTGATCGAGAAGGACATTGACCACAAATCCTCCATCTACGGCGACTACGAAGACATGTACGGCAATGTGGTGATGACAAACATTGACAACCGCAAGGACCGCCGCCCGCCTGGCACCCGCTTTGAAGGGGCGAAGATGTACTATTTCATGCGCATCTACGGCGGTGTGGGCATGCACCAGGGCTACCTCCCCGGCTACCCCGCCTCCCACGGCTGCATCCGCCTCCCCGGCCACATGGCCGAGAAATTCTTCCTCGCTTGCCCCATGGGCACGCCTGTGACGGTGGTGCCGTGA
- a CDS encoding acyloxyacyl hydrolase, whose product MKRLLTLFAFLTTAAFAGEPASIAPGLSPDVKPWQQNSIDLEVGYLWKVGGDTPLDYESAPVMLSWRPAYMMHHVFEDGSAIVVRSRFAAIGQAILQGPENHYFGFMAAPSLEYWDATGTWSVYGQLGGGLGWIDSQGVTGGQGQDLTYNWFAAAGVSYAVAENVDLRLGAMFQHLSNQGATDPNPGLNSLGVTLGVTWSF is encoded by the coding sequence ATGAAGCGTCTCCTTACTCTTTTCGCCTTTCTCACCACGGCAGCCTTTGCCGGGGAACCTGCGTCCATCGCCCCAGGTCTGTCTCCAGATGTCAAACCCTGGCAGCAAAACTCCATCGACCTGGAAGTGGGCTACCTGTGGAAGGTGGGCGGTGATACGCCCCTGGACTATGAAAGCGCCCCAGTGATGCTGTCCTGGCGCCCAGCCTACATGATGCACCATGTGTTTGAAGATGGCTCCGCAATCGTCGTGCGCAGCCGCTTTGCCGCTATCGGCCAGGCCATCCTCCAGGGGCCTGAAAATCATTACTTCGGCTTCATGGCCGCCCCTTCCCTGGAATATTGGGATGCCACCGGCACTTGGTCCGTGTATGGCCAGCTCGGCGGTGGTCTGGGCTGGATTGACTCCCAGGGCGTGACCGGCGGCCAGGGCCAGGACCTAACCTACAATTGGTTTGCCGCCGCTGGCGTTTCCTACGCTGTGGCTGAAAATGTGGACCTGCGCCTAGGCGCGATGTTCCAGCACCTGTCCAACCAGGGTGCCACCGATCCGAACCCGGGGCTGAATTCCCTGGGTGTCACACTGGGCGTTACCTGGAGTTTCTAA
- a CDS encoding class I adenylate-forming enzyme family protein has product MFSIVEAIRQRATPQAVALVQKDRTLSYESLFQQCDALAAMIQQHVPHDPARVDRLRIGVHFPSSLDYVPLALATLAAGACFVPIPDELADEEKRDLATRTGMDAVLVLETLAGWLPEGTQKLGAFSVAEQKVLIQRLPAVTPGFPAAAFEGINPAFIRFSSGTTGKSKGVLLSHESLLERITAANEGLRIGPGDRVLWVLPMAHHFAVSIVLYLYHGATTIIEETHMGEDLLRAGAEQKATVMYGSPVHYRQLVEAPPVGEWTTLRLAVATAAALDAATAEKFRARFGRDLVQGLGIIELGLPVLNLTGAQEAPEAIGLPLSAYECLLKDDTGREPPAGEPGEICLRGKGMFDAYLDPWMPRAEALDAEGWFTTGDLGRRDAAGRVTICGRKKTLINVGGMKVFPEEVERVLDSHPKVQRSLVEARLHPLYGEVPIVRYIASPEGAPTTMELRNHCRAHLAGYKIPLLFSAVPQLPLTASGKLKRA; this is encoded by the coding sequence ATGTTCAGCATCGTCGAAGCCATCCGTCAGCGTGCGACGCCCCAAGCGGTCGCGTTGGTCCAGAAAGACCGCACGCTCAGTTACGAGTCCCTTTTCCAGCAGTGCGATGCCCTCGCTGCGATGATCCAGCAGCATGTGCCGCATGATCCCGCGCGGGTGGATCGCCTGCGCATCGGCGTACACTTCCCCAGCAGCCTGGACTATGTGCCCCTGGCGCTGGCCACTCTGGCCGCCGGAGCCTGCTTTGTCCCCATTCCGGATGAACTGGCCGATGAGGAAAAGCGCGACCTCGCCACCCGCACCGGCATGGATGCCGTGCTGGTGCTGGAAACGCTGGCCGGCTGGCTGCCTGAGGGCACGCAAAAGCTGGGCGCCTTCAGCGTGGCCGAACAAAAAGTGCTGATCCAGCGCCTGCCCGCTGTCACGCCCGGTTTCCCAGCAGCGGCGTTTGAGGGGATTAACCCCGCCTTCATCCGCTTCAGCTCCGGCACCACGGGCAAATCGAAAGGCGTTCTGCTTTCCCACGAGTCCCTGCTGGAGCGCATCACCGCCGCCAATGAAGGCCTGCGCATTGGCCCTGGCGATCGTGTACTGTGGGTGCTGCCCATGGCGCATCACTTTGCCGTCTCCATCGTACTGTACCTCTACCACGGGGCCACAACCATCATCGAGGAAACCCACATGGGTGAGGACCTGCTGCGCGCTGGGGCTGAGCAAAAAGCCACCGTCATGTACGGCAGCCCCGTGCACTATCGCCAGCTGGTGGAGGCACCGCCCGTGGGCGAGTGGACCACCCTGCGCCTGGCGGTGGCTACCGCCGCTGCGCTGGATGCTGCCACGGCGGAGAAATTCCGCGCCCGTTTTGGCCGCGATCTGGTGCAGGGCCTGGGCATCATCGAACTCGGGCTGCCCGTGCTGAACCTCACTGGCGCGCAAGAGGCCCCCGAGGCCATCGGCCTGCCGCTGAGCGCCTATGAATGCCTGCTGAAGGATGATACGGGCCGCGAACCACCTGCGGGTGAGCCAGGCGAAATCTGCCTGCGTGGCAAAGGAATGTTCGATGCCTACCTGGACCCCTGGATGCCGCGTGCGGAAGCCCTGGATGCGGAAGGTTGGTTCACAACCGGTGACCTGGGCCGGCGTGATGCGGCAGGCCGCGTGACCATCTGCGGACGCAAGAAAACCCTGATCAATGTCGGCGGTATGAAGGTCTTCCCAGAGGAAGTGGAGCGCGTCCTGGATTCCCACCCGAAGGTGCAGCGCTCCCTCGTCGAAGCTCGTCTGCATCCTCTCTATGGGGAGGTGCCCATCGTGCGCTACATCGCCAGTCCCGAAGGTGCCCCCACCACCATGGAGCTACGCAATCACTGCCGCGCTCACCTTGCCGGGTATAAGATTCCCCTGCTCTTCAGCGCCGTGCCACAACTGCCGCTGACCGCCAGCGGCAAGCTCAAGCGCGCCTAA
- a CDS encoding aminotransferase class V-fold PLP-dependent enzyme — protein sequence MLTDSSRLRDFPTLQGITYLNTAAESIPPLGVGEALQAYWKDKTRGMRGREGHFAAVENCREISAKMLGLNTDEVSFCSCSSEAYNLLASALNLSAEDEVVVTDLDFPAGATPWLRAVQPPRVRLWKATEGELKATELASLLNEKTKLVQVSLISFFNGHRIAWTALHESVRKLAPNALISVDITQAFGRVELNCPGADILISSTHKWTLGVHGGCIIGVPKQNAQRLTTHAGGWYHLSNAFDADRFDRAVTKPGALSFSVGMPNFAALYALNAALRYVDDVGVAAISAHADPLVKELYEGLIALGLKPMCPLHADLKTGIIAFMHERSGEIHAALEKADVHVMHSAGRIRLAVHGYNTRADVRRALEVLRGCVA from the coding sequence ATGCTTACAGACTCCTCCCGGCTCCGCGATTTTCCCACGCTGCAAGGCATCACCTACCTCAATACTGCGGCTGAAAGCATCCCGCCTCTGGGCGTGGGCGAAGCACTGCAAGCTTACTGGAAGGACAAAACACGGGGGATGCGAGGGCGTGAAGGGCACTTTGCTGCGGTGGAAAACTGCCGGGAGATCAGTGCTAAAATGCTAGGACTGAACACGGACGAAGTGTCTTTCTGCTCTTGCAGCTCGGAGGCTTACAATCTTTTGGCCAGCGCCTTGAATTTGAGCGCGGAGGATGAGGTGGTGGTGACCGATCTGGACTTTCCCGCCGGGGCGACTCCGTGGCTGCGTGCGGTGCAGCCTCCCAGGGTACGCTTATGGAAGGCCACCGAAGGAGAACTGAAAGCGACTGAACTGGCTTCATTACTGAATGAGAAAACGAAGCTCGTTCAGGTCTCCCTGATAAGTTTTTTTAACGGGCACCGCATTGCTTGGACGGCCTTGCACGAGAGCGTGCGTAAGCTAGCACCGAATGCGCTCATCTCCGTGGACATCACGCAGGCTTTTGGCCGGGTGGAGTTGAATTGCCCTGGGGCAGATATTCTCATCAGCAGCACTCATAAATGGACGCTGGGAGTGCATGGGGGCTGCATCATCGGGGTGCCGAAACAGAATGCTCAGCGTCTAACGACCCATGCTGGCGGCTGGTACCATTTGAGCAACGCCTTTGATGCCGATCGCTTTGACCGGGCGGTGACTAAGCCGGGGGCACTGAGTTTCTCGGTGGGTATGCCGAACTTCGCGGCTCTGTATGCCCTGAATGCGGCGCTGCGTTACGTGGATGATGTGGGCGTGGCCGCGATCTCGGCCCATGCGGATCCGTTAGTGAAAGAGCTTTATGAAGGCCTCATCGCCCTCGGTTTAAAACCCATGTGCCCACTGCATGCAGACCTGAAGACGGGCATCATCGCCTTCATGCATGAACGCAGTGGCGAGATCCATGCAGCGCTGGAAAAAGCCGATGTTCATGTCATGCACAGTGCGGGCCGTATTCGGCTGGCGGTGCATGGCTACAATACCCGGGCCGATGTGAGACGTGCCTTAGAAGTGCTGCGCGGATGTGTGGCTTAA